Part of the Micromonospora rhizosphaerae genome is shown below.
AGCCGGGCCAGGAACCGGGGATCGGGCGCGAACAGGTCCGGCCCCTCGACGACCAGGCGCAGATTCGGCCGGGCCGGCACGGACATCGACGGCACTCCGGTCGGTTCCCGTCCGGCTACGGCGACGATGCGCTCGACACCGGCCGGGTCGGTCTCGATCAGCGCCGCGCTGTCCATGTGCAGCGCCTCGCGTACCCGAGACAGCAGAGCGGCCACGGACCCGGTGCCGACTGGCTCGGCGCTGATCCGCGCGAGCACCGCCGCTTCCACACCGGTGCGCGCCGCGGCCGCGCGCTGGCGGGCGGCCAGGTCCACCGCGACGCTGACCGTGACCGCGACCGCGACGTAGACGACGAGCGTGATCACATGATCGCGGTTCTCCACCGTGAACGTGTGGAAGGGCGGGACGTAATAGAAGTTGACGACCAGGTCGGAGGCGACCGCGGCGGCCAGCCCGGCGGTCAGCCCGCCGACCGCGGCAGCCGCCACCACGACCACCAGGTAGAGCAGGACGATGCTGGCCAGCGCGAGCTCCGTACGTACCGGCACGAGCAGAGCGGTGAGGCCGGCCAGCCCGACCGCCGCCAGCAGCACGCCGGTGAGCATCCGCTGGTACGCCCGCGACCTGTCCCGCATACCGCCCAAGTTATCGGCCGACCTGGGCTGGAGTACGGATCTCCGGCTCGCTGCGGCTGGACTCCAGCTGCCACGGCACGCTGGTCACCATGACGCCCCGCTGGTAGAGCAGTCGGGCCTTCAGCCGCAACGCCGACTGGTTGTGCAGCACGTGCTCCCACCAGCGGCCGACGACGTACTCGGGGATGTAGACGATGATCAGGTCACGCGGGTGCTCCTTGCGCAGACTGTCGATGAAGGCCAGCGCGGACCCGGTGATGTCCCGGTATGGGGAGTCCACGATGGTCAGCGGCACCCGGATGTCGTGCTCGTCCCACTCCGTCTGCAGCTGGCGCACCTCCTCTGGAGTGATCGCCACGGTCAGCGCGGTGAGCGTGTCCGGCCGGGTCGCGCGGGCGTAGGCGAGCGCCCGGATCGTCGGCCGGTGCAGGCGGGAGACCAGTACCACCGCGTGGATGCGGCTGGGCAGCACCATGCCGCCCGGTTCCGGTGCCAGCTCGGTGGCCACGCGGTCGTAGTGGCGGCGGATCGCCCGCATCATCGCGAACAGCACCGGGATCGCGATCACCACGAGGTACGCGCCGTGGGTGAACTTGGTGATGGTGACGATGACCAGGACGAGGCCGGTGAAGACGGCGCCGAACGCGTTGATCAGCCGGGAGCGGTGCATATGCCGCCGTCGTCCAGGATCGCGTTCGGTGCGCAGCAGCCTGTTCCAGTGTCGGACCATGCCGGTCTGCGACAGTGTGAACGAGGTGAACACGCCGAGGATGTAGAGCTGGATAAGGCTGGTGACCGAGCCCTTGTACGCGTAGATCAGCGCGCCGGCGACCAGCGCCAGCAGCAGGATGCCGTTGGAGAACGCCAACCGGTCGCCCCGGGTGTGCAGCTGACGGGGCAGGTAGCGGTGCTCGGCTAGGATCGAGCCGAGCAGCGGGAAGCCGTTGAAGGCCGTGTTCGCCGCCAGGATGAGGATCAGGGCGGTGACCGCCTGGATGTAGAAGAACATGGGCGAGCTGGTGCCGCCGAAGATGGCCGCCGCGAGCTGCGCGATGACGGTCCGCTGCGCCGAGGTGGCACAGTCGCCGGGGTAGCCGACGAGGTCGCAGGTGTTCTCCACGTAGTGCACCTTCGCGATGAGCGCCAAGGCGGTGATGCCGCCGAACATGGTGATCGACAGCGCGCCCATGGCGAGCATCGTGCGGGCCGCGTTTTCGCCCTTGGGCGCCTTGAACGCTGGCACGCCGTTGGAGATCGCCTCCGCGCCGGTCAGCGCAGTGCAGCCCGACGAGAAGGCACGCAGCGCCAGGAACAGCAGGGCCAGGCCGGTCAGGTTGGCGTGTCCCGGCTCGGGCGCGACGGACCAGGCGGCGCTCTCGGCCAGCGGCGTGTCCCCGAACGCGATCCGGACGAAACCGGTGACGACCAGGACCAGCACGCCGAGGACGAACAGATAGGTCGGCACAGCGAAGATCCGGCCGGACTCGCGTACGCCCCGCAGGTTCATCGCCGTGAGCAGCGCGATAAAGCCCAGGTTGATCGGCACCCGCCACGGGTTGAGGTCGGGAAACGCGGAGATGATGTTGTCCACGCCAGCGGCCACGGACACCGCCACCGTCATGATGTAGTCGACCAGCAAAGCACCCGCCACCACCAGCCCGGCTGACGGGCCGAGGTTCCGGGTCGCCACCTCATAGGAGCCGCCGCCGGACGGGTACGCCCGCACGACCTGCCGGTAGGAGAGGACCACCACCGCCAGCAGCACGATGACTGCCAACCCGATCCACGGAGCCAGGTACAGATAGGCCAGCCCACCCAGCGTCAGGACCAGCAGAATCTCCTGCGTGGCGTATGCGACCGAGGAAAGCGGGTCACTAGCGAAGACGGGCAACGCGATCCGCTTGGACAGCAACTGCTCGCCGAGCCGGTCGGTGCGCAGCGGCGTGCCGACCAGCAAGCGCTTCAAGAGTTCGAACACGGCTCCAACATCGGGCCGCCGCCCGCCAAGATCCGCGAATCTTGACATCTTCTTAACACCGCAGCGGGTCATCTTTACGCGATCTTGGCGGCTCTGTTCGTCACCCGCCGAAACCGGCGAATTGACGCCCGTAGCGCCGGACGTGGCTTGGTGGTACTGCGGCCTCGCCCCTGGAAACTGAGTCGGCCTGTTC
Proteins encoded:
- a CDS encoding APC family permease, with the protein product MFELLKRLLVGTPLRTDRLGEQLLSKRIALPVFASDPLSSVAYATQEILLVLTLGGLAYLYLAPWIGLAVIVLLAVVVLSYRQVVRAYPSGGGSYEVATRNLGPSAGLVVAGALLVDYIMTVAVSVAAGVDNIISAFPDLNPWRVPINLGFIALLTAMNLRGVRESGRIFAVPTYLFVLGVLVLVVTGFVRIAFGDTPLAESAAWSVAPEPGHANLTGLALLFLALRAFSSGCTALTGAEAISNGVPAFKAPKGENAARTMLAMGALSITMFGGITALALIAKVHYVENTCDLVGYPGDCATSAQRTVIAQLAAAIFGGTSSPMFFYIQAVTALILILAANTAFNGFPLLGSILAEHRYLPRQLHTRGDRLAFSNGILLLALVAGALIYAYKGSVTSLIQLYILGVFTSFTLSQTGMVRHWNRLLRTERDPGRRRHMHRSRLINAFGAVFTGLVLVIVTITKFTHGAYLVVIAIPVLFAMMRAIRRHYDRVATELAPEPGGMVLPSRIHAVVLVSRLHRPTIRALAYARATRPDTLTALTVAITPEEVRQLQTEWDEHDIRVPLTIVDSPYRDITGSALAFIDSLRKEHPRDLIIVYIPEYVVGRWWEHVLHNQSALRLKARLLYQRGVMVTSVPWQLESSRSEPEIRTPAQVGR